The DNA segment GTACCTGGACGGCCCCCGCAACGCGGCGGCGTTCGACGGCGCCTATCACGCCGTCCCGCTGAACATCCACCGGATCAACAACCTCTTTTATAACGTCGATCTGGCCGCCCAGGCGGGCGTGGATCCCTCCCGGGTCTCCTCGCCCCGGGGATTCGTCGAGATGCTCCAGCAGGTCGAGGCCGAAACCGGGCGAGTCGGGATGTTGCTCCCGATGAAAAACCCCTGGACGGTCCTCCAGTTGTGGGAGACGGTCCTGCTCGGCGAGCACGGACACGAGGTCTATCAGTCCGTCGCCGACGGCGCGGCGGCGAGCCACCGAGGGGCAATCGCGGACGCGCTGGATATCGTGTCAGAGTACGCCGATCTGGCCACCGACGACGCGTTGTACGTCTCGCTGACGGACGCAAACGAGCGGTTCATCGACGGCGAATCGGTGTTCTTCCATCAGGGTGACTGGGCCGCGGGCGCCTACACGGAGACTGACGGATTCGAGTATGGCTCCGACTGGGAGCACGTCCCGTTCCCGGGTACGGAAGGCATGTACGCGATGAATATGGATGCGGTGATCGCGTCGGAGACGACCGACGCCGATGCCGTCGAGACGTTCCTGCGGTACGTCGGTTCGCCGGACGGCCAGCGGCGGTTCAACCGCAAGAAGGGGTCGATCCCCCCGCGGACGGACGTGTCGATGGGGGAGTTCACCGACTTCCTCCAGGACCAACACGCGAACTTCGGGTCCTCGCGCGCCCAGCCGCTGTCGATCACCCACGGACTCGGTGTCCGGCCGGAGCAACTGATCGAGCTCAAGACGGCGATGTCGTCGTTCGTCGCCGACCGCGACGTCGACGCGGCCGCCTCGGGACTGGTCACGGCATTCGATCGACAGTAGACATCGCTGTTTTTGGGACAGTCGCGACCGTTTTATTTGTCGGACTCGAACCGTCAGCTATGAGTCTCG comes from the Halapricum desulfuricans genome and includes:
- a CDS encoding ABC transporter substrate-binding protein; the protein is MSDSGTRSAAVRSGAELLHRMVGGDGEAAINALLDGFESRHPGVSLEDVTDENLSLTVKSRILKESPPDVWIEWPGKNLMPYVEADVLADISETWTDSDMERAYLDGPRNAAAFDGAYHAVPLNIHRINNLFYNVDLAAQAGVDPSRVSSPRGFVEMLQQVEAETGRVGMLLPMKNPWTVLQLWETVLLGEHGHEVYQSVADGAAASHRGAIADALDIVSEYADLATDDALYVSLTDANERFIDGESVFFHQGDWAAGAYTETDGFEYGSDWEHVPFPGTEGMYAMNMDAVIASETTDADAVETFLRYVGSPDGQRRFNRKKGSIPPRTDVSMGEFTDFLQDQHANFGSSRAQPLSITHGLGVRPEQLIELKTAMSSFVADRDVDAAASGLVTAFDRQ